The genomic window CCTGCTGTGCTGCCACGGGAGGCCTGGCACCGAGGAGCTGCTCCACCAACGCCCACGTCTCTGTATGGTACCACCTACCAAAGTCACGGAGGCACCCCCTGACGGGGTTACCGTGTGCGCGTAGGCCTAGGTGATACGCCACGTCCTGCAGGTTGATAGTGACCTCACCCCACGggagatgaaacgtgtgcgtctctgGACGCCATCGCTCCACTGGTGCCGAAATCAGGAAATTGTGAAACGTAAAATCCCTGAGGGGCACGGTGTCTCCGAATCTGGCCTCAGCCAGATATGGGACGATGGCGTCCAGTGGAGGTAAAGTATGGCTCACTTGTCGGGGCAGTAGGAGGCGAGGCCTCTGAATAATGACaaccaaaaataatatttaaattatataaaatcaattataacttataaattattttttaacattttaaaaaattaaatttactgtTGATAATATTTATCTCTCAAAAGTCTCAAGATTAACTATTTTTATTACTACTTTTAttacaaattaaataatataatacaaCAAAATAAAGTCttaaatttctaataaaataaaaatatcaaactAACAACATAGCACAGGAATAACAGAGTGCCAAACTAATAATATTTATGTCATACCAACCTAGCACAAGCGGATAGAGTTCTAAATTAAGCCTACATTTCTAACTCCTAACTCATATACCAACGTTCCAGATCTTCATAACTACCCTAACAATGGCAACATCATTAAATTTAACAACCATAACGAAACTAACCTCGAAGTCGGCCGCCCCGATGTAATGTGTCGTCTCGTTTAGCCTGTTTATGTCCCGTCATTCCCCACTTGGCGCGCCATCATCGCTTGGGTCAAAGGTATAGTCAGAAGGGTTAAAAGAGGAGAGAAAGATGTTGACAAAGTCAAACTGTGGCCCGGAAGTCAGCTGTAAACGACTTCTATATATAGGCGCGATCGGGccatatctcgtttatagtgtaaacgagaagACAATGCgcatatctcatttacactgtaaacgagatatacacgtgTCACGCTGAAATGTCATATATGGCAAGGGAATTTAAATGTAAATtctctaaaaatatatttattctcgtaaatattacatttattttatttattaaaataaaaaaatcctgcAGATAACtgttattaatataaatttctAATAAATTATATGTAATgtcatttaatttatattttgtcatACATAAACAAAGATTAATgtcatttttttttgtctttttagaAAATTCATGGCAAAACAAGATATCTCAATTCTACCAGTTTTAATTGAATTAATTGAATTCATCCCTATAATAAGGAATCaatttaattgaataattttaaattatttatatagttatttttatggtcaataaatATGACAATTTTTTAAAACTCAAGAAGTTATTGATAAAGAGATGTATGATGAATTacgaaaaatttttttaagtacataattttttttattttcctattttgtttattaattattcttatagtttgatatttaaaaataaaaaaataagcattctcatttctttaattaatttttcattatttataGCTCAAACGGGCTTCTGTCATCTCCAACGTGTTTGCTAAACACACCCTAAGTTTTCGGGATATGCACCGCATATGGGATTTTCTGGAATGCAGTTAGGGTCGGAGAGACCGGCTTCGGTGCAGTTGCTGCAAGAAGCTCCACCGAAGCCGAGGTAAAAACAAAAGGTGCGATCGCAATCGACATAGCGAAAAGAGGAGGAGTTGTAGTTAGCATCACAAAGTGTCCATGGGAACAAGAAAGCGAGGTCAAGGAAGAGTTTCGTGGGGCGAAGTGGGGTTTTGAGGTACACAGAAAGAGTGAAGAGGTTGGTGGATTTGTCCTTTGAAACTGGTGAGATTAGAGTTGTTTGTAGGGTTGGAatgggaagaaagaagaaagtaaagaagagtAAGAAGAAGGTGAAGCTCCATGGTGAAAGAGAATGTGGCATTTTTGGAACTATTATCAATGGAGACAAAACTAAGTGGGATATAATTACAAtagattaatttaatttatatagatGAGCAAGGATCGATTTTATATTATGATAATGATGATCACATATTCCAGTGTGTATCACGTTAGAAATATAAAACTGTAAAATTATTAGGGTTTTCAAAgaaaatagcttttaaaaatttttatttaataaattaattttaaaaatagaaaattttaatttattaatttgtgTAATCCACTCATTGCATctataataattgattataataCACTATTGATCGATGTAGCGGTGGAATATAATATAGCATTATAGCGTATGGATCCTATGGAATAACAGCATGCCATGATCTGTCGAATCTGATTTCTCTTAAATCATGTCATATAGTATTTTTTGGATCTCATGATTTGCTGCTTCTAATAAATGTGCAAGGATTATCTTATTAAAATTTCAACATGTGATAACATTGTCGATTCTTCTAAACAAACCAAGTTTACGGATTCACTTGTCTAGTAGTGCAATgttctaatttatttttgtatattattcTTTCTAACTAGATTATTTGAAATCGCTATTCTTTTCATTTCAGCCATGGTTCCATATGATAATCATATCCTCTTGCTTTGTCAACTATACGGCTTCGTGTTTTATTTTGAGGAGCCTTCTCTCTCATCAGCTTTAGTTAGGGTCATTCTAAAATAATTGTTACGGTAAGTATAGTAAATATAGTATTTGATCCATTTTTGGGCTAGTGTTTGCATTTGATTCATTTTTGCAACAACATTGCCCAACATGATTTGGGTTGTTATTTTTGTTGGGCCTTTGTTGGGCTTTCTTGTTGGACCAATTTTTGAGAGGGCCATCTTTCTTTTCCTCGTTGAAAGTCATTCTCACGCTCCTAGTTTTGGTGAACTCCAATTTCTTCAATTTATTGGTCTTTGCCATTTCCATTAGGTCTACTAATTCATAACCTTTGAGTAGTCTTTGACCACTTGGTGTTGACTTTTTGGTTGGTTCACTTGAATGTTCATATTCATTATTTTTTCTGAGATTTGTGACTCTTCCTCTATCTGCATATATGATGTATTCACCTAGGAATCATGTGAATGTAAATTAATATGAAAATTAGCATAAGGAATTTTTTAATCAGATAAGTAAAGAAGTGGATAAATTAAATGACCACATTACCATCTGCGGTTGATAGCAAATTTTGTGCCTCCTTTTGACACATGGTGCAGTTTTTCTTAAAGGTATAATAACTCtacaaaaatagataaataaattaaaattagaagcTTGGGTAATTTGTTGagaattaggagaaattcataaTAAGTGGTGAAAATGTTGTTACATTGGGAGCAGAATTGGAGCAATGCATTATTGGATAATATAGCTTTTATAGGAACTATGTTGCAAGAGAGAT from Arachis ipaensis cultivar K30076 chromosome B09, Araip1.1, whole genome shotgun sequence includes these protein-coding regions:
- the LOC110266829 gene encoding uncharacterized protein LOC110266829, producing MCQKEAQNLLSTADGEYIIYADRGRVTNLRKNNEYEHSSEPTKKSTPSGQRLLKGYELVDLMEMAKTNKLKKLEFTKTRSVRMTFNEEKKDGPLKNWSNKKAQQRPNKNNNPNHVGQCCCKNESNANTSPKMDQILYLLYLP